In the genome of Nocardioides sp. NBC_00368, the window CCCTGTCGCTGACCACGCCGCGCTACGGCGCGACGGTCACGTCCCCGATGGTCGTCGGCGGCAGGATCACCGGGGTGGACGAGAGTCTGGTGATCCGGGTCCTGCGCCTGGGCACCGGCGAGGTCGGCCGGTCCCCGGGCATTCCCGCCGGCGGGCAGAACAGTCCCTGGTCGACCACGATGCCGTTCAGTGCTCCCGCGGGCAGCGTGCTGACCATCGCGGTGTCGACCGGTGGCCATGTCGCTGGCGTCGAGCGGTTCGCCATCACTGGCGTCCGCGTCCGGTCGTAGCACCGTTGGCCAGCGGGACGGGTGCGGTGCGGGGCCAGGTCCAGGCGCACCGCATGATGAAGCCGAGAAGGATCAGTTCCAGGACGACGCCGAGGCCGTAGAAGTAGAGCCAGGACGCGCCCGCCAGGTTGAATGCCGTGACGGGGACGTAGAGCGCGGCCACGACGAGGTTCGTGATGCGGTTCGCCCGGGCGGGCAGCGCCATCGACAGCACGACCATGAGGCTCGGGACGGACACCAGGGTCAGCGCCGCGGTCGAGAAGGTCTGGGAGAGGTCGAACTCGAAGACCTTGCCGTCGAGGATGTCTTCGACAACGCCGGGCGTGAAGAAGTTGAGGATGTCCACGTAGACGTACAGGAACATGAAGCTGGTCCATGCCGCGGCGAGCTTGGCTCTGACCGGGATCGGCCGGTCGTCCGGCGTGGTGATGGTTTGACGTGTGCTCATCGTGGCCTCCGTTTGTCGTGTGAGGATCGGTGGGTCCACGCTCGCTGAGTCCGGCAGCAGGCACATCGGGCCGGAGGCCGGATCGTGCCCGGCCGATGGAACGGTCTCCGTCTCGTACTTTCGGCCGGTACGCGGCGGCGCCCCGATCCCTAGGCTGGAGCCGTGAACACTGTCCGGCGCTCCCTCTGGCACGAGCCGCGGCCTGCCGACGCCCTGCCCGTCGGTCGCCTGGACTGGCTGCTCGTGGGCGTCTTCGCCGCCGCCACCCTGGTCGAGGGCATCGTGCGGCCGGGCCTGGCCTGGCGACCCCTGGTGACGGTGCTCGCCCTCGCGCTGGTGCCTGCTCTGCTCTGGCGGCGGAGACGTCCGCTCATGGCCGCCCTTTTCGGGTGGGGCGTCGCCGGGCTGCTCTCGGTCCTCCAGCTGGCTGTGAACGGCGGGGACCTCGGCCTCTACTCCATGATGGCCGACCTGATCCTGCTCTACTCCCTGGTGCGGTGGGGCTCGGGACGGGAGATCGTCCTGGGGACGACGTCCGTGGCGATCGTCGTCGTGCTGGGGATGTACGCCACCTCTGCGGGCCGGGCCGACGTCTTCGGTGGCAGCGTCCTGCTGCTGTTGATCGTCGCGCTGGCGGCGGTGTTCCGCTACCGCGCAGACCTCTGGCATCGCCAGCAGCTCGAGATCCGCAACCAGGAGCGCGTGGCCCTGGCACGCGAGCTGCACGACACCGTGGCCCACCACGTCTCGGCCATCGCGGTGCAGGCGCAGGCCGGTGGCGTGGTCGCCGGCATCCAGCCCGAGAAGGCTGCCGAGGTCCTGGCCGCGATCGAGGACGAGGCGTCGCGGACCCTGGCGGAGATGAGATCCATGGTGCGGGTGCTGCGGGAGGAGGAAGCCGTCGCGTACTCACCGCAGCCGGGCGTCGCGGACCTGCCTGCTCTGGCACGCGCTGACGCGACCCCTGTCGTCGAGGTCTCGCTGACCGGTTCGTTGACCCGGCTGGCCCGCCCCGTGGACGCCGCGCTCTACCGGCTCGCCCAGGAGTCGCTGACCAACGCCGTACGGCACGCCCGGAGCGCGACCCGTGTCGGGATCGACGTACGCCGGGAGGGCGAGATCGTCAGGCTGCGCGTCATCGACGACGGCCAGCCCGGGCCCGGGCCGACCCCGGAGCCCGGGTTCGGCCTGCTGGGCATGGCCGAACGCACCCAGCTCCTCGGCGGATCGCTCTCTGCCGGGCCGGGGCCCGACGGTGGCTGGGTGATCGAGGCCGTGCTGCCGGTGGAGACGCCGGCATGAGCATCCGTGTCGTCGTGGCCGACGACCAGGACCTGGTCCGGACCGGACTGGTGATGATCCTCGGCGCGCAACCAGACCTCGAGGTCGTGGGGGAGGCGGCGGACGGGCTCGCTGCGCTCGACCTGGCGACCCGGCTGCGTCCCGATGTCCTCCTCGTCGACATCCGGATGCCTGGGCTCGACGGTGTCGAGGTGACGCGGCGCCTGGCCGGGCCGGACGTGACGGACCCGATGGCGGTCGTCGTGATCACCACCTTCGACCTCGACGAGTACGTCCTCGGCGCCCTACGCGCCGGCGCTCGTGGCTTCCTGCTCAAGGACGCCGGACCGGAGCTTCTCGTCCAGGCCATCCACGCGGCGGCAGACGGGGACGCGCTGATCGCCCCCAACGTCACCCGCCGGCTGTTGGCGACCTTCGCCGACCAGGCGCCGGCCGTGCCTGTCCAGCCCGTCGACCCGCTCACCGAGCGCGAGGAGGAGGTGCTCGCCCTGGTGGCGCGGGGCCGGACCAACGCCGAGATCTCCACCGAGCTCTTCGTCAGCCTGAGCACGGTCAAGACCCACGTCGCCTCGTTGATGACCAAGCTCGGCACCCGCAACCGCGTCGAGATCGCGATGTGGGCCTACGACACCAGACGGGTGCGACCCGACTAGTGGCAACCGAGCGGGGTCGGCGCCACAGTCGGCCGCTGTTCAGGGCTCCTGGCGTGTCCTCTGCTGGGCCAGCCCGGTCAAGAGGAGGTCGAGGCCGAAGCTGAACTCGTCCTCCAGGGGAACCGGGCCGAAGTCCGCCACCGCGGCTGTGGCCGCGAGGCTGTTCTCGCCGGAGTTCCGATAGGCCTCGGCGAGCGCTGCGTCCTCTGTTTCCACTCCGTTGAGCTGGATGGCAAAGCCCAGGACGAACCGCGCGAGCGTGGCGTAGCAGCGGATCGCGATGGGCGGCGAGAAACCGGCGTCCAGGAGCACCTGGAGAGCCACCTCCCGCACGGCCATCGCATTCGGACCAGTGGGCGCTTGGGCGAGCAGCAGCGGTGCGACGTTCGGATGGCTCCGGAGGTTCTCGAACATCCAGGTGGCCATGGCCCGGCACGCGTCCTCCCAGCCGAGGCTTCGTAGGTCATCGGCCTGAACGGGCACCCCGCCGAAGGTGTGGTCGATCACGTGGTTGATCAGTTCGGCCCGATTGGAGAAGTGTCGATACAGGGTCGCGGTGCTGGAGTCCAGACGTTGCGCCAGAACGCGGAGCGAGAGCGCATCGGCCCCCTCTTCGTCGACGATCTTCAGCGCTGTCGCCACGATGCGTTCCTTGGGGACAGGTGGGCGGCCGCGCGTGCGGCTGGTGCTGACGGAGTCGGAGCGCGCGTTCATATCGGTTACATCGTAGCCGATAGGTGTTGACAAGCGTCAGAAATAACGACAACACTGTAGCCGTTATGAAATCTTCCCTCGTCGGTCCGGACCCGGACTCTCAGTTCGCCGTCGTCGGCGACATGAGCCTGCACTTCAAGCGCTCCGGCAGCGGACGCGCACTTCTGCTGCTGCACGGGAGTGGTTCGTCGAATCACGGTTTCGAGCGCGTCGCGGCGAACCTGTCCACATCGTTCGACGTCATCGCCCTCGACCTCCCCGGGTTCGGGTTCACCGGGCCACGCCCCGACCGGGACTACCGGGTGTCGACGTATGTCGACACGGTCGCTGGGTTCATGACAGAGCTCGGCCTGGAACGTTTCTCCGTCGTCGGCAACTCGCTCGGCGGGAACATCGGCTGGAACCTGGCTCTGGCCGAACCCTCCCGTGTGGAGAACCTCGTGCTCATCAACGCCACCGGCTATCCCGAGAAGTCGCTCCCGATGGGCATACGGTTGGCCCGCAACCCGATCCTCCGACCGCTGCTGCGGCGCTGGCTTCCCAAGCGTGCAACGGAACGGAACCTACGCGCGCTCGTCGGTCGGCCGTCGACCGTGGACGAGGCGATGGTCGACCGCGTCCACGCGATGATGAGCCTTCCCGGCAACCGGTCTGCCTTCGTCGACCTCGCGAACACGGCCCAGGAGGACCGCAGCAACCTGATTCCTCTGGTCGCCGTACCGACGCTCGTGCTGCGCAGCGCGTCGATCGATGGTCAGCACTTCGGCCGGGACATCCCGGGGACGGTCGAGCGGACCCACCCGACCGGTGGCCACCTGCTGCCCGAGGAGGACCCGGAGTGGGTCGCCGCGCGGGTCCGCGACTTCCTGGGAGGCGACCCGGACCCCCACGG includes:
- a CDS encoding DUF6326 family protein; the protein is MSTRQTITTPDDRPIPVRAKLAAAWTSFMFLYVYVDILNFFTPGVVEDILDGKVFEFDLSQTFSTAALTLVSVPSLMVVLSMALPARANRITNLVVAALYVPVTAFNLAGASWLYFYGLGVVLELILLGFIMRCAWTWPRTAPVPLANGATTGRGRQ
- a CDS encoding sensor histidine kinase, coding for MNTVRRSLWHEPRPADALPVGRLDWLLVGVFAAATLVEGIVRPGLAWRPLVTVLALALVPALLWRRRRPLMAALFGWGVAGLLSVLQLAVNGGDLGLYSMMADLILLYSLVRWGSGREIVLGTTSVAIVVVLGMYATSAGRADVFGGSVLLLLIVALAAVFRYRADLWHRQQLEIRNQERVALARELHDTVAHHVSAIAVQAQAGGVVAGIQPEKAAEVLAAIEDEASRTLAEMRSMVRVLREEEAVAYSPQPGVADLPALARADATPVVEVSLTGSLTRLARPVDAALYRLAQESLTNAVRHARSATRVGIDVRREGEIVRLRVIDDGQPGPGPTPEPGFGLLGMAERTQLLGGSLSAGPGPDGGWVIEAVLPVETPA
- a CDS encoding response regulator transcription factor produces the protein MSIRVVVADDQDLVRTGLVMILGAQPDLEVVGEAADGLAALDLATRLRPDVLLVDIRMPGLDGVEVTRRLAGPDVTDPMAVVVITTFDLDEYVLGALRAGARGFLLKDAGPELLVQAIHAAADGDALIAPNVTRRLLATFADQAPAVPVQPVDPLTEREEEVLALVARGRTNAEISTELFVSLSTVKTHVASLMTKLGTRNRVEIAMWAYDTRRVRPD
- a CDS encoding TetR/AcrR family transcriptional regulator, which encodes MNARSDSVSTSRTRGRPPVPKERIVATALKIVDEEGADALSLRVLAQRLDSSTATLYRHFSNRAELINHVIDHTFGGVPVQADDLRSLGWEDACRAMATWMFENLRSHPNVAPLLLAQAPTGPNAMAVREVALQVLLDAGFSPPIAIRCYATLARFVLGFAIQLNGVETEDAALAEAYRNSGENSLAATAAVADFGPVPLEDEFSFGLDLLLTGLAQQRTRQEP
- a CDS encoding alpha/beta fold hydrolase, yielding MKSSLVGPDPDSQFAVVGDMSLHFKRSGSGRALLLLHGSGSSNHGFERVAANLSTSFDVIALDLPGFGFTGPRPDRDYRVSTYVDTVAGFMTELGLERFSVVGNSLGGNIGWNLALAEPSRVENLVLINATGYPEKSLPMGIRLARNPILRPLLRRWLPKRATERNLRALVGRPSTVDEAMVDRVHAMMSLPGNRSAFVDLANTAQEDRSNLIPLVAVPTLVLRSASIDGQHFGRDIPGTVERTHPTGGHLLPEEDPEWVAARVRDFLGGDPDPHGGRTRQDGARP